In the genome of Suncus etruscus isolate mSunEtr1 chromosome 3, mSunEtr1.pri.cur, whole genome shotgun sequence, the window atATATAAAGGGGAGTGAGAACTACCTAAGGGAGCAGAATGCAAAGGGGGCAAAGGGGGCAAAGGGGAGAGACCTTGCAAAAAGCACATGCTGAGCGTTTAGAAGATGGAGTGATGAAGAGGGAGGCATGGAAGAGGACTGATTTTGAGTAGGAGAGGGAAAGGGGTGGAGGGTACTGCAGGGAAGTGATCATGAATTTGCCTGTCATTCGAACAGGTGAGAACTAAGTCTAGCCTTTGGTTGAAACCATTAAGAAAAATAGTCTGGAAATACACACAAGGCTTTGGAGAAAAATCTAAATTTGGAGGAAGAGGTGTTTAGTAAAgatgaaatgaaagagaagaaaggggggagaaagggaagaccTGAAAGAAAATGGAGTTAATGAATTTCAAGGgagtgaaaaataaaggaagtcaaATGATTCAGCTGAAAATTTCAGCTTTTGTCTTGTTATCAAGTAGCTCGAACAATGAGGGGGTAGATATGGAAATGTAGatgcaaaaataaagttttattttttattttatgtttatggactcaaggggctggagagatagaacagtgggtatggcacttgcctagcatgtggctgacctgaattcattGCCTTACAGTActtacaggagtgatctctgagcacaaaaccaggagtaagtcctgagtatagctgagtgtaatcccaaaacaaataattaaatcaaacaaataaaatagaacaaaccaagtacaaaccaaaacaactctTGAAGGGGGCAAAAGAGATACTCAAAGAGCTGAGTACATGCTCTGCTCTGGGTTTGAACCTTAGCCTTCATGACCCCATCCCCAATAGCTCAAGGAATGATTCTTGACCACAGGGCTGGGAGTATTCCTAaggaacactaccaggtatggtccccaaataaacaaacacaaagagtAAAATGAATGGTACCTTAACTTGCAAGGTAGCATGTGAAGATAAATAAGGTTTAGTTTGCAGGGAAAAGTAAAGCATATTTAAAACACAtgggtaaaattaattttaatacaaaaataaattttaaaaagaaaaaagaataaaatctggaaaattaaaaataattgggtagatataacttaaaattactaaaattgggggctgcagtgatagcacaagggggaggatgtttgccttgcctgaggccaacccaggtttgatccctggcatcccatatggtactgctagtctgtcaggaataatttttgagtgcagagtcaggagtaacccttgagcaccactgggtgtggcccattcccctcaataaaaaggacaaaaaatgaaaaagacatttaaaaattactaaaatggggccagagcgataacgcagcagtagagtgtttgccttgctcacggttgatccaggacagacctcagttcaatccccgacttcccatatggtcccccaagctaggagtgatttctgagctcataaccaggagtaacccctgagtgtcaccagatgtggatcaaaaattaaaaaaaaaaaaaaagaaaaaaaaagaagaagcaagacggacggacggacggacggacggaaggaaggaaggaaggaaggaagtcagaGGGAGCTGAGGAGACACTTGTAGAAATTCTGACAGTGTAGTGGGGCATTTCTAGATTTGTGATAGGCAGACTCCAGGCTACAATGAATGGAAGCTAGAGATGAATGAATGTTTGGAGCTGATAAACAGAAGTCAAGGAGTAGAGAAAAACAAAGGATAAAAGAACTGCAAATAAACagaactgcttcataacataTAAAAACTATAACAAGGTgatcacttcggcagcacatatactaaaattggaacggtacagagaagattagcatggcccctgcacaaggatgacacgcaaattcatgaagcgttccatattaaaaaaataataataacaagccACACTGAAGCACTAACACTCAGGACTAAGGTATTCCCCATGTGCATGAAATCTTTAAGAAGTGATGAGAAAcaagtaccgtatttgccggcgaataagacgactgggcgtataagatgaccccctaattttgcagttaaaacataggtttaggcctatattcactattTCAGACAAACTGTTCCTGTGCTGCacgtgtatgtaccacagtgagccaatcacaacaagcaaaggttcaaaggttctactgtcatagacttcctctctgactctggccaatctgacaattttgacagtgtagattcgggtccagaacattgtctaatttgcatgcatcaaaagcctgcttggattggctgagttagagaggcggtccgagaaGCCTGgcaatgattggtgcaggatcaagttggaaaaatTCGTTTTATGGCaacattcagacaattttcgtttagcggcatattgaaacatttttcgggatatactcggcatataagacgacccccgattttcggttgacttttttggtttcaaaagtcgtcttatacgccggaaaataagGTAAGCTGTTCCGAACAGTGTAAACGAATGAACTAACTGGAGCATGAAGGCAAACTCTTTTCTGATGTTAACAAGTTATAGAATGCCACTTAGTGTCGAAATTAGGTTATCTTGATTATTTTCTATCTGGTAGTTaacttgattaccattttattaaGCTGAGTCATCCCTGAGCCGTAAGAAGAGACAGCCAGTTACCCCCATGAGAGTAAAACAACATGTCAAAATAATTAGTTTggctacaaaacaaccatggtaAGACACGGCATTGCAAATAAAAAGCCCAGTGGAGATGTTAAAATTTGACAGCAAGCTCCAAACTACTGGTGCGAAAAAGCACGGGTAACAAACGGTTCAAAGCAATACCTGGGGCCTGTGCAAAGTGGCTGAGGGTGCACTGAAAGGCTATCAGCATGCACACTGCAGAAAAATGGGCAGACAGTGGAAAGGAGTTGCAGGAGTGGTGATCACATCTGGGGGCTCCGTCCATTGCCAGAAAGGGGCACCCTTCAGAGTCTGCGAGCATCGTTCTCAGATGATCTGACCGAACCCCAAAGAAGCCGCTCTTGTTTTCCCCCACACTCCCCAACCCTGATCCTCCAGGGCAGGGCTGGACGCAATGGCAGGGTTGGCGGGCCACTAGGCCAAGCCTGAAAGAGACAGATTGACAGCTCAGGCCAGCCTCATGCCGAGTGCGCCTGCGCGCTAGGACAAGGCGGGACGAACGCTCTTCGGTCTCCAGGCAACGGGAGCAACAGAGGCTGAGTGCGCCTGCGCGGCGGTCAGTTGGGCTTGGGTGTCAGTTTCCAGAAGCGGGGTCCCGGGGTTGCTCCAGGGCTAGatagggggggggggcagagcctCAGGTCCAGGAAGGGCGGGAAGGCATGGAGTCAGGACCTTTGGCTTTCTACAGCCCAGTGGACATGAGAATCAGGACTTGTCCCCAAAACGGGGTCCCCCTTAGGGGCGGCACCCTGAAACTGAAGGTGACTTCTGAGTTGTGGATCTAAAGACCTGCCTTCCGCCTGCTGCACCCTTGGGGGGACCCCAGGGGCGAGGTACGGCCTGCAGAGGGTGTTGAGCTGCTTCTGATCTCATTGGCACCAGCAAGAGGGGAGCCCTGGGAGAGCTCTTTGTGCAGATTTCTAACTTTTTTGGGTGGGTTGGGaggttcacacccggcggtgctcaggggtactcctggctctgtgctcagaccctggggcccggagagatagcacagcggcgtttgcctagcaagcagccgatctaggacctaaggtggttggttcaaatcccggcgtcctatatggtctcccatgcctgccaggagctatttctgagcagacagccaggagcaacccctgagcaccgccgggtgtggcctaaaaaccaaaaaaaaaaaaaaaaaaaaaaaaaaaaaaaaagaaaaagaaaaaagaaaaggaaaagaaaagaaaagaaaaaaggaaacaaaaaaagaaattgtccctggcagacatatgggagagcatatgggagctgagaatcgaaccacctactcctgggttggccctgtgcaaggaaaacgccctactgttatgctatctctctggcccctctaactttttttttttccatctttctttcttaaagctGGGTTGGAAGGGCCTGAACAATAATAAGTTCAGCGGGCAAGCAACTTACCTtgcacctaggtttgatccctgccatcatcatgtggtcccccagcacctccaggagtgatccctgagtatagagtcaaaagtgaaccctgaacaccactcaggcccccaaaTAAAGTTGGGGCAGCCTGAGTGTCTGAtgctttctaaataaaaatattatgaccGAGCAAACTTCTTGGTTTACAGAAAGTGGAACCAGTAAGATTCAGAGACCTTAAACCCAATCATTGAGGGGCCTGAGCAAGAGTTCAGTGATAGGGCTGTTTGCCTTTTAccaggctgatccaggatggacctggttcgatcccaggctccctatatggttcccccaagccaggagcgatttctgactgcctagccaggagtaacccctgagtgtcaccaagtgtggcccaaaaactaaaaaaacaaaacgggcccggagagatagcacagcggcgtttgccttgcaagcagccaatccaggacctaaggtggttggttcgaatcccggtgtcccatatggtcccccgtgcctgccaggagctatttctgagcagacagccaggagtaacccctgagcaccgccgggtgtgacccaaaaataaaaaataaataaataaataaaaataaaacaaaacaaaacaaaaaaagcaaaaaaccatTTTTTGCTGTGACTGTGTGACAGGAGGGATTGGTCAATGGAATTGACAGGCTTATGGGGGGACATCTGGGCATATTCATTCCTCATCTGTGTCTTTCAGGTGTGTCTGGCACCTACCCAATGATTACAGAAAGGATAGGGGAAATGGGGATGGGGAAAGAGCAGTCAGGATTCACTTTGGGGTGAAATTCAGACTCCTCACAAATATGTTTGAAATCCCTCTTAGGCTGTCCCTGAATGGCTGATCCCCAGCTGGAACTTCTGTGTCTGGGTATTAtgctcccaaataaacaaaggGAAGGCCCCCGGCTCTGCACAACCCAGCAGGACCCCTTTGAACATGGTGGTTCTTCCCAGAGGCCATCAGTGGACTACCTGAAGGACTGTTCATGGCATAAACTTTTGAGCAACAGAGCAGTTGTCTGGGATAATGTCTATACACATCTCACAAGGGACAACGGCAGCTTGAGAATTCGGCACTGCTCCCATCCCCATGTTGCTGGAATCAGCCAGGAAGATTCAGGAAACAATCTGCAAGGCCAAGCCAAGGACTTACTCTACTCCTCAGTTCATCATCCCTTTTACCCCAAAGCCAATAACCAGGACTTCATCTCCTTTACAAGGAAGCGAGTTGGGGTGGACCGGGCCTATCCACTGAAACCCATGTACCATTGGAAATCTCACGGTACAGGAGAGATGTACAATTTGAGGGATCAAAACGACTCTTTGAGATCTCTGGAACCAAAAAGGTTTTCCTACAGCAAAGTTAGTTTACGGGACCAGGTAACTTCACCTGTCTTTGACCCCATTCTCGTTGAGAGCATCCCGGCATACCGCCAGAGAGCTGATCggatgcagatgcaaagattggAAGCTGTAGGGGCAAGCTTACAGGAGGAAATCCGAAAAAAAGAGAATCTTCTGAAGGAAAAGCTAAAGAAGACAGTGGAAGAACTCAGAAGGATCCAGAAGGAAAGGGAGCAGGccaaggaaaaggagaaaagagaaaagtggagaatGTCACTCCCCAAGAGGACGGTTAAAAGTAACAGAACCACCCTACGTAGGCCTGTCTTCACTCCAGTATCTGGGCCTGAAGAGATGAGTAGTAGATATAGGAGAGAAGATGAAAGTTGGCAACAGTCTCAAGAAAATTCTAGTGCATTCCAGTTTTCTGATGATAAACTCCAAAGGCATAAAAGGGACAGACTGGTGGCAAGCAATTACAAAATCCAGGACCATGTCTCAGGGCCACTGATGGATGCCATGTACTCTCAGTCTTCAGAAACGTCAGGTGGTGGTAGGCAGGGGTCCTGCTGCAACTCCAGCCCTTCCAGGGCATCAGACTTTTCCAGCTTGGGCTGCTGCACTGAAGAACCAGAGCTGGGTGAATGCAGCCACTGTAGACGCAGGTTTCTCCTGTCCCGGCTCGAGAGGCACTCGAACATCTGCAGCAGGATGCAGGCTTCCAAGAGGAAAGTGTTTGACTCCTCCAGGGCACGGGCCAAGGGCACCGAACTAGAGCAGTACTTGAACTGGAAGGGAACCGAAGCTTTCATCAAGGTAACAAGTGCTGCTTAGACTTGATTGTGAGGAAGTTGAAAGggccacatttttaattttagaaagacgtctaaaagaaattaagaatgagggggccagagagatagtagggccttgcaagcagccaatccaggtaagacaatggctcaaatcccggcatctcatacggtcccctgcctgccaggagtgatttctgagtgcagagccaggagtaaccctgagcaccgccaggtgtgacccaaaaaccagaaaataaaaaaatacaaaatttgagaatgaggactggaaagatagtacagagggaaggtggtttgtcttgcatatctgtgaccagagtttgattcctggcatcagctatggtcttccaaacctaccaggagtaagcacagaacaaggaggcagtcctgagcactactgtgtggcccaaaaattaagtacaattttttttttttttggtttttgggccacaccctgtgatgctcaggggttactcctggctatgcgctcagaagttgctcctggcttcttgggggaccatatgggacgcgggggaatcgaaccgtgatccgtcctaggctagcgcaggcaccttacctccagcgccaccgcccggccccaagtacaATTTTTTTAGAACGAATATTTACTGGTGACTACACTCTGTGGTGTTGTGAATGTTCCCTATGGTCTTCACCACAACTCTGTGAGGAtttagtttttggattttttcagggggtatatctggtggtgcttgtgttattcctggtaatgcttaagggaccatataagatgacagggattgagcccaggtcagccacatgcaaggcaaatgccctatccactgtgctatcacttcagtccagGATTTAGTTAATAGCTTAAACATTGGGACTCAGAAGTAGCTTGCTTgagattactattttattttgtgggtcTTCCAAGCAGTATTGgccctttgtgctatctccctaGCCTGAGATCACAACTTTAATTGTCTGAGTTAGAATGATTTTCAAAATTGAGCTgaacaaaaaataattctgtgGGCCAGAAAAATTGTGTAGAAGTTTAGGCACTTCCTtaaagctgaccctggttcagttcctaattattgccaggagtgatccctgcgcacagatccaggagtaagtcctcagtaCCACTGAGgtaggtcaaaaaaaaaaaatctttgaagctGGTATTGTGGCTCATTGGTAGGTAGAGTGCATGGTTCATATGTGTGAAGTCCTGGCTTCCATCACTGGTAACATCAACTCAGAACCCCCCAAATGTCCTTTTGCCTATATATGTAATGAGTGTACCGTAGAAAAGCCatgaaaaacataaagaaaacatgaagctgctggagagatagcattgaggttgggcgtttgcctttcatgcagaaggatggtggttcaaatcctggcatcccatatggtcccaggagtgatttctgagcacaaagccaggagtaacccctgagagctgccgggtgtgacccaaaaaccaaaaaaaaaaaaaggggggggctgcatggtagtgctagaggtaaggtgtctgcctgccagtgctagcctaggacagaccgcggttagatccccccgaatcccatatgtttccccaagccaggagtgacttctgagcgcatagccaggagaaacccctgagcatcactgggtgtgggccaaaaaaaaaaaaaacataaaaaaaaagaaaaacatgaagcaTATCACCATCCAAGAGAATTCCTGggactggagcggtagcacagtggtagggcgtttgccttgcatgtggttgcccagaatggacctggtttctatccctggcatcccatatggtcctccaagccaggagtgatttctgagtgcatagccaggagtaatccctgagtatcaccgggtgtggcccaaaaaccaagagagagagggggggggagggatatagagggggagagagagaggagaaggggaggagagagaggagagagagagaatttctttttcttttaatttgtaattACTTGGCCACATCCCCAGATTAGCATATGACCATTTTTATAATGGGACCTATTTCTTaagactggctttttttttttttttttttggtggtttttttgggtcacacccggcagtgctcaggggttattcctggctccaggctcagaaattgctcctggcaggcacgggggaccatatggggcgccgggattcgaaccgatgacctcctgcatgaaaggcaaatgccttacctccatgctatctctccggccccaagactggCTTTGTTTTAATATACATGAACTACCATGAAATTTGgattgcaacacacacacacacacacacacacacacacacacacacacacacacacacacacacacacacttagagtATAAGTTCCTTAAAGGcaaagatctttttttgttttttcaaaacgTCTTTGGCTACAGTAAAACTAGGTTGTAAAAAGTAAGGACTGCAAGTTCAGGAGCATGACACAGACACATTTAGACAATTTAGATCTGGAGAAGATTGCTCATAAATTAGTCCACAACCTTCTCTAGGGCGGGCCTCTTGGTTTGCATGCTGATTACTATTCAAAGAGACATATgcttacaaattaattttattagttttagtgCATGTAAAACACCacgacgacaacaacaacaactctgtGATTCCCAGTaattaagaatttaaagaaacataGAAATTAATATATGAAAGGGGATAGTAGTGAAAAAGTGGTCAGGAAGTGAACTTTGAAaacctaccaggggtcctcaaactttttaaacagggggccagttcactgtccttcagactgttggagggccagattatagtaaaaacaaaaattatgaacaaatttctatgcacactgcatatatcttatttagaagtgaagaaacaaaatgggaataaatacaatatgtggcccgtgggccgtagtttgaggaccattgcataGACCATGCGATTCCAAAGCACAATCCAGTTATATACTTAGCAAAGCAAGTGtcattctgttttcattttatttttgccctCTCTGTGCTGGCTAACACCCCACCCCTTTTCTGTTAGCACTTTACTGTTGATGTTGTGAATTTACTGGAGCCTTTAAAAACTAGATTTATGTTATGGCTCTGAGTAGCCTTTTTCAGGAAAAAACACTGTTCTGTTTGGAACCAAAGTCCAGAGATGCTTTCTTTGAAATCCAGTTTTCAACATTATGTTCTTATAGGTAATGATGTCATCACCAGTTCCtgatcttttctgtttttttttttttttttttttttttctagccaaCTCATTAACCCTCTGGGGCAGTTTGATTCTGGGCAAAACCTAGAAGAATCtgaagaaccttttttttttttttttttttttttttttggctttttggctttttgggccacacctggtgatactcaggggttactcctggctatgcactcagaaatcactcctggcttgggggaccatatggaatgccaggggatcaaaccatggtccgttctaggttagcaagtgcaaggcaaatgccctaccgcttgtgccactgctccggccccaaatcttgTGTTTCTGAAATTCTCAAATACAGTAATGGTAAAGTTAAAGAGCTGGGCTTCAAGATTAAAATCCCTTGCCTCCCCAAAACATGTTTGGGAGAAAGTGTTACATTGAGAGTGTCAAGGGAAAGAGGATCAGGGCTGGGAAGTAGCCTCTCTCCATTTACTCTGAAGCAGCCTGGGCTAAAGCCATTCCTCTGTCCTCTGGCCTCACAGCAGGTGATCCTTTCCTAGTCCTCTTCAATCTTCATTTCACACCACTGGGGCAAACTCCTACTTCTGGCCTCTCTACTGGACATTTAGCATTTGAGCATAGACACAACTTTGTGCTTTTGTGATTGGAAtgaaatttcaatataaaatatttttctgatgaaGTTTTTGGTGAAGTGTCTATAGTTAAGGaattgtctttaaatttttttaaggttCCAGATACCATATCTTAACACTCATTCTCTTGCTTTCTTGTCTGAGTAAGATTTTCCTGATGGCGCCATCCATTTCCTTTGATAGCATCTCTTCCTTATTTTCATCATTAAGGATGTCAGATAACCGAGTAgttctttgtgtctttttttctttttattaaaatgaattttagcaAATATTGGAATACATTTTAGAAGTCACGTAGTAATCAGTGAAAAAGCCTGTCTCATTCTTGACCCTTTCTGGATTTCATCCCCAGAGGCAGCCTTTCCTTCTGATAGAGGGACCCCTTTCATCTGGGTGACCTTATTTTCAATAGTAGATTGTCTGATTGAGCAGTTTTGTGTATTATCTGTTGACTTCCtcttgtttttaagccacatcttGCAATgttcaggtgttcctcctggttctgcactcaggaatcactcctggcttgggaaattatatgagggatcaaacccaggttggctgaggcAAATAAattccttacctgctatactatccctctggcctctgtTGATTTCCTCTTATAGACACTGGGTTAAGCTCTTTTATAcccccttttctcctcctctccttccctgtgTTGAACTATCTTGGGTTAAACCAGCAATTGACTTTTGCATTATAATGACCAGGTAAGTTTTGTTCATCAGTGACTGCACAAACTGCCCCTGCCACATACACCTGGAGTTAGTAATCAACTCAAgtttttatttgcttggtttCCTAATACCTGTCTCTTAAGTTTTTCACTAACCTGTCAGATacctattaatatttttgtaaatgctCAAACATCTCTCAGATAATATCGGTttggcattttttttattgttgtattttaAATCTGGAAACCTCTTGCCCACCATTCATTTTCTTCCTACTCAGGACTTCGGCTCTCTAGGCCTCATGAGGTAGACCCTGTTACCTTGAGATTTCTCTCTGATTCTCTCCTGCCATGGACTCTTTCTAGTATCTTTCATCTTGGTGTACTCTTGGTTTTGCTAAGGTTTACTTACAATAATGAAGGAAAGGCATAATTTTGGTGTTGGAATGAATGAAAAtgtctctattttatttaatgttgctTTGGCCAGAATATGGAATTCAAGGTGGAAATACATGTTCTGTTGGTACCTTGAAGGCTTCTTTCACTCCCTTCCTGGGACACCTACCCTGTATTATTGCTGGGAAATCTGGTGCCTTGTGGTTCCTGCCCCATCATTTGAAACCTTTGTTTCTCTCACCCCCgttattttcccttttctctgaAAGCTTACAGGATTCTTGCTCTATTCTAAAagttttt includes:
- the ZC2HC1C gene encoding zinc finger C2HC domain-containing protein 1C, which produces MADPQLELLCLGIMLPNKQREGPRLCTTQQDPFEHGGSSQRPSVDYLKDCSWHKLLSNRAVVWDNVYTHLTRDNGSLRIRHCSHPHVAGISQEDSGNNLQGQAKDLLYSSVHHPFYPKANNQDFISFTRKRVGVDRAYPLKPMYHWKSHGTGEMYNLRDQNDSLRSLEPKRFSYSKVSLRDQVTSPVFDPILVESIPAYRQRADRMQMQRLEAVGASLQEEIRKKENLLKEKLKKTVEELRRIQKEREQAKEKEKREKWRMSLPKRTVKSNRTTLRRPVFTPVSGPEEMSSRYRREDESWQQSQENSSAFQFSDDKLQRHKRDRLVASNYKIQDHVSGPLMDAMYSQSSETSGGGRQGSCCNSSPSRASDFSSLGCCTEEPELGECSHCRRRFLLSRLERHSNICSRMQASKRKVFDSSRARAKGTELEQYLNWKGTEAFIKVEPPPKNNWRQKHESFIRTLRQARQIQQVIDKGGNPSELPPIAPVENPDYIQCPHCSRHFAPKVAERHIPKCKTIRNRPPPPRKHCS